The following are from one region of the Phycisphaerales bacterium genome:
- a CDS encoding aminodeoxychorismate/anthranilate synthase component II, whose translation MILLIDNYDSFTWNLVQRLGEVALARGEVLEPGVGLVVARNDEITPDQAAALDPSGIVISPGPCTPTEAGVSAAIIERFAGVVPVLGVCLGCQVMAQMDGLPVARHDVPVHGRTSPVHHDGSGVFAGLPSPMEAARYHSLVIKGEILPPVPGRDGWAITAWTDEPTADGGARRVLMGLRRVWADVARAPLLGVQFHPESYLTPEGPALLGNFLGMVARHRQAVAAATVS comes from the coding sequence CAACTACGACTCGTTCACCTGGAACCTCGTCCAACGCCTGGGCGAGGTCGCACTGGCGCGCGGTGAAGTCCTCGAGCCCGGCGTCGGCCTGGTCGTCGCACGCAACGACGAGATCACGCCCGACCAGGCCGCCGCCCTCGACCCCTCGGGCATCGTCATCAGCCCCGGCCCGTGCACGCCCACCGAGGCCGGCGTGTCGGCGGCCATCATCGAACGCTTCGCGGGCGTGGTGCCCGTGCTGGGGGTGTGCCTGGGCTGCCAGGTCATGGCCCAGATGGACGGCCTGCCCGTCGCCCGCCACGACGTGCCCGTCCACGGCCGGACCAGCCCCGTGCACCACGACGGCTCGGGCGTGTTCGCCGGCCTGCCCAGCCCGATGGAGGCCGCCCGCTACCACTCGCTGGTCATCAAGGGCGAGATCCTCCCACCCGTACCCGGCCGCGACGGATGGGCCATAACTGCCTGGACCGACGAGCCCACCGCAGACGGCGGCGCGCGCCGGGTGCTCATGGGCCTGCGCCGCGTCTGGGCCGATGTTGCCAGGGCCCCGCTGCTGGGCGTGCAGTTCCACCCCGAGAGTTATCTGACCCCTGAGGGCCCTGCGCTGCTGGGGAACTTCCTGGGAATGGTTGCTCGTCATCGACAAGCCGTCGCCGCCGCGACTGTCTCATGA